A single region of the Lates calcarifer isolate ASB-BC8 linkage group LG3, TLL_Latcal_v3, whole genome shotgun sequence genome encodes:
- the lrp12 gene encoding low-density lipoprotein receptor-related protein 12 isoform X1 produces MSPAGGNIRVIMALRSAYILYLFTLSGCIAASQRNDNVYVSGISNACSDMAELLRASSGIITTPGWPFQYPSRLNCSWNIRARPGDTITISFQDFDLQGSHRCSSDWMSISSYRSLDGLRVCGSSLPPPYISAQDHVWIHFHSDDSLAGKGFRLSYITGKPEASSCDVDQFHCSNGKCIPDWWRCNSMDECGDNSDEELCVDSPFSFQPCSLNQFPCLSRYTRIYTCLPHSLRCDGSIDCQDLGDEIDCDVPTCGEWLRNFYGSFSSPNYPDFYPPGSNCTWLIDTGDHRKVILRFTDFKLDGTGYGDYVKVYDGLEENPRRLLRVLTAFDSRAPVAVVSSSGQLRVHFYADKINAARGFNVTYQVDGFCLPWEVPCGGNWGCFTEQQRCDGYWHCPNGRDELNCSSCQEDEFPCSRNGACYPRSDRCNYQNRCPNGSDEKNCFFCQPGNFHCKNNRCVFESWVCDAQDDCGDGSDEESCPVIVPTRVITAAVIGSLICGLLLVIALGCTCKLYSLRMFERRSFETQLSRVEAELLRREAPPSYGQLIAQGLIPPVEDFPVCSGSQASVLENLRLAVRSQLGFTSLRLPSSSRHSNLWRRLFTFSRSRRSGSLALVSADLEDSAGTGSTGSSGSDLLSPDSDDTDTEGERGRERGAGAVGGPVAPLPHKTPPPAAVEAVVSVTTSAAPETPAPGRDRCRDQPREVLSPSSPITMAASNPDPECHSNASELQAPPTSALHRLAQNLHRLARNLTRAGQNQQNQIWTNHSPLHQLETGRGGPDAVEHRGSREEEEDVELLIPVSDSDSSSSLVSDVQQPLLEPHPSSTAGHAPRHHRGNGIRGGRDGPCEHCGMVHTAQIPDICLEATGRRPARRYNFLNTDLLVRL; encoded by the exons atgaGCCCGGCAGGAGGGAACATCCGGGTCATTATGGCCCTCAGATCAGCGTATATCCTCTACCTGTTCACACTGTCAG GGTGCATTGCTGCCTCTCAGAGGAACGACAATGTCTATGTATCAGGAATTTCTAATG ccTGCAGCGACATGGCCGAGCTCCTCAGGGCGTCCAGTGGTATCATCACCACTCCTGGTTGGCCGTTCCAGTATCCGTCCAGACTGAACTGCAGCTGGAACATCAGAGCTCGACCTGGAGACACCATCACCATCAG TTTCCAGGACTTTGATCTGCAGGGTTCTCACCGCTGTTCCTCAGACTGGATGTCCATCAGCAGCTACAGGAGTCTTGATGGACTCCGGGTCTGTGGGTCCTCTCTGCCGCCGCCCTACATCTCCGCCCAGGACCATGTCTGGATCCACTTCCACTCTGATGACAGTCTGGCAGGGAAAGGCTTCAGACTGTCCTATATCACCG GTAAGCCAGAGGCGTCCAGCTGTGATGTGGACCAGTTCCACTGCTCCAACGGGAAGTGCATCCCGGACTGGTGGCGCTGTAACTCCATGGATGAGTGTGGAGACAACTCAGACGAAGAGCTGTGTGTGGACTCCCCCTTCTCATTCCAGCCCTGCAGCCTGAACCAGTTCCCCTGCCTGTCCCGCTACACTCGCATCTACACCTGCCTGCCACACAGCCTGCGCTGCGACGGCAGCATCGACTGCCAG GACCTCGGTGATGAGATCGACTGTGACGTTCCGACCTGTGGAGAGTGGCTGAGGAACTTCTACGGCTCCTTCAGTTCTCCAAATTATCCCGACTTCTACCCACCAGGAAGTAACTGCACCTGGCTCATCGACACCGGAGACCACAGGAAG gtcaTCCTGAGGTTCACAGACTTTAAACTTGATGGGACTGGGTACGGGGACTATGTGAAGGTCTACGACGGTCTGGAGGAGAACCCTCGTCGTCTGCTCCGGGTCCTGACCGCCTTCGACTCCAGAGCGCCGGTCGCTGTGGTGTCGTCGTCCGGTCAGCTCCGAGTTCACTTCTACGCCGACAAGATCAATGCCGCCCGAGGCTTCAACGTCACCTACCAG GTGGATGGGTTCTGCCTTCCCTGGGAGGTTCCTTGTGGGGGGAACTGGGGCTgtttcactgagcagcagcgctGTGACGGGTACTGGCACTGTCCCAACGGTCGGGACGAGCTGAACTGTTCTTCGTGTCAGGAGGACGAGTTCCCGTGTTCCAGGAACGGAGCGTGTTACCCTCGATCGGACCGCTGCAACTACCAGAACCGCTGCCCCAATGGGTCAGACGAGAAGAACTGCTTCTTCTGCCAGCCGGGAAACTTCCACTGCAAG aATAACCGCTGTGTGTTTGAGTCGTGGGTTTGCGACGCTCAGGACGACTGTGGTGACGGCAGCGACGAGGAGAGCTGTCCGGTCATTGTCCCCACCAGAGTCATCACCGCTGCCGTCATCGGCAGCCTGATCTGTGGCCTCCTGCTCGTCATTGCCCTTGGCTGCACCTGTAAACTCTACTCGCTGCGCATGTTTGAGCGCAG GTCTTTTGAGACACAGCTGTCCAGAGTGGAAGCGGAGCTGCTGAGGAGGGAAGCCCCACCCTCTTATGGTCAGTTGATCGCCCAGGGACTGATCCCACCTGTGGAGGATTTCCCAGTGTGCTCTGGGAGCCAG gcATCCGTCCTAGAAAATCTCCGCCTGGCTGTTCGCTCTCAGCTCGGCTTCACCTCCCTCAGACTCCCGTCCTCCAGTCGTCATAGCAACCTGTGGCGCCGGCTCTTCACCTTCTCACGGTCTCGGCGGTCGGGTTCTTTGGCTCTGGTCTCTGCCGATCTGGAGGACAGCGCCGGCACCGGGAGCACCGGGAGTTCTGGTTCGGACCTGCTGTCTCCGGACTCGGATGATACGGACACAGAGGGTGAGCGAGGGAGGGAGCGAGGCGCAGGCGCGGTGGGCGGGCCCGTCGCCCCCCTCCCCCATAAAACTCCGCCCCCTGCTGCCGTTGAGGCTGTAGTATCCGTGACGACGTCAGCAGCCCCTGAAACTCCAGCACCAGGCCGAGATCGATGCCGCGACCAGCCCAGAGAGGTCCTGTCCCCCTCCAGTCCCATCACCATGGCAGCGTCCAACCCAGACCCTGAGTGTCACAGCAACGCCTCGGAGCTCCAGGCCCCGCCCACCTCCGCGCTGCACCGTCTGGCCCAGAACCTGCACCGTCTTGCCAGGAACCTGACCAGAGCCGGTCAAAACCAGCAGAACCAGATCTGGACCAATCACAGCCCGCTCCACCAGCTGGAGACAGGAAGAGGCGGGCCCGATGCTGTTGAGCACCGCgggagcagagaagaagaagaagacgtGGAGCTCCTGATCCCTGTGTCCGACTCCGACTCCTCTTCCTCATTGGTCAGCGACGTCCAACAACCGCTCCTGGAGCCACACCCCTCTTCCACTGCAGGCCACGCCCCTCGTCATCACAGAGGAAACGGCATTCGCGGAGGGCGGGACGGCCCCTGCGAACACTGTGGGATGGTCCACACGGCGCAGATCCCTGACATCTGTTTGGAGGCCACAG gcagACGTCCTGCTCGTAGGTACAACTTCCTGAACACTGACCTCCTGGTACGACTGTAA
- the lrp12 gene encoding low-density lipoprotein receptor-related protein 12 isoform X2, which produces MSPAGGNIRVIMALRSAYILYLFTLSGCIAASQRNDNVYVSGISNACSDMAELLRASSGIITTPGWPFQYPSRLNCSWNIRARPGDTITISFQDFDLQGSHRCSSDWMSISSYRSLDGLRVCGSSLPPPYISAQDHVWIHFHSDDSLAGKGFRLSYITGKPEASSCDVDQFHCSNGKCIPDWWRCNSMDECGDNSDEELCVDSPFSFQPCSLNQFPCLSRYTRIYTCLPHSLRCDGSIDCQDLGDEIDCDVPTCGEWLRNFYGSFSSPNYPDFYPPGSNCTWLIDTGDHRKVILRFTDFKLDGTGYGDYVKVYDGLEENPRRLLRVLTAFDSRAPVAVVSSSGQLRVHFYADKINAARGFNVTYQVDGFCLPWEVPCGGNWGCFTEQQRCDGYWHCPNGRDELNCSSCQEDEFPCSRNGACYPRSDRCNYQNRCPNGSDEKNCFFCQPGNFHCKNNRCVFESWVCDAQDDCGDGSDEESCPVIVPTRVITAAVIGSLICGLLLVIALGCTCKLYSLRMFERRSFETQLSRVEAELLRREAPPSYGQLIAQGLIPPVEDFPVCSGSQASVLENLRLAVRSQLGFTSLRLPSSSRHSNLWRRLFTFSRSRRSGSLALVSADLEDSAGTGSTGSSGSDLLSPDSDDTDTEGERGRERGAGAVGGPVAPLPHKTPPPAAVEAVVSVTTSAAPETPAPGRDRCRDQPREVLSPSSPITMAASNPDPECHSNASELQAPPTSALHRLAQNLHRLARNLTRAGQNQQNQIWTNHSPLHQLETGRGGPDAVEHRGSREEEEDVELLIPVSDSDSSSSLVSDVQQPLLEPHPSSTAGHAPRHHRGNGIRGGRDGPCEHCGMVHTAQIPDICLEATGKTESSDDELLLLC; this is translated from the exons atgaGCCCGGCAGGAGGGAACATCCGGGTCATTATGGCCCTCAGATCAGCGTATATCCTCTACCTGTTCACACTGTCAG GGTGCATTGCTGCCTCTCAGAGGAACGACAATGTCTATGTATCAGGAATTTCTAATG ccTGCAGCGACATGGCCGAGCTCCTCAGGGCGTCCAGTGGTATCATCACCACTCCTGGTTGGCCGTTCCAGTATCCGTCCAGACTGAACTGCAGCTGGAACATCAGAGCTCGACCTGGAGACACCATCACCATCAG TTTCCAGGACTTTGATCTGCAGGGTTCTCACCGCTGTTCCTCAGACTGGATGTCCATCAGCAGCTACAGGAGTCTTGATGGACTCCGGGTCTGTGGGTCCTCTCTGCCGCCGCCCTACATCTCCGCCCAGGACCATGTCTGGATCCACTTCCACTCTGATGACAGTCTGGCAGGGAAAGGCTTCAGACTGTCCTATATCACCG GTAAGCCAGAGGCGTCCAGCTGTGATGTGGACCAGTTCCACTGCTCCAACGGGAAGTGCATCCCGGACTGGTGGCGCTGTAACTCCATGGATGAGTGTGGAGACAACTCAGACGAAGAGCTGTGTGTGGACTCCCCCTTCTCATTCCAGCCCTGCAGCCTGAACCAGTTCCCCTGCCTGTCCCGCTACACTCGCATCTACACCTGCCTGCCACACAGCCTGCGCTGCGACGGCAGCATCGACTGCCAG GACCTCGGTGATGAGATCGACTGTGACGTTCCGACCTGTGGAGAGTGGCTGAGGAACTTCTACGGCTCCTTCAGTTCTCCAAATTATCCCGACTTCTACCCACCAGGAAGTAACTGCACCTGGCTCATCGACACCGGAGACCACAGGAAG gtcaTCCTGAGGTTCACAGACTTTAAACTTGATGGGACTGGGTACGGGGACTATGTGAAGGTCTACGACGGTCTGGAGGAGAACCCTCGTCGTCTGCTCCGGGTCCTGACCGCCTTCGACTCCAGAGCGCCGGTCGCTGTGGTGTCGTCGTCCGGTCAGCTCCGAGTTCACTTCTACGCCGACAAGATCAATGCCGCCCGAGGCTTCAACGTCACCTACCAG GTGGATGGGTTCTGCCTTCCCTGGGAGGTTCCTTGTGGGGGGAACTGGGGCTgtttcactgagcagcagcgctGTGACGGGTACTGGCACTGTCCCAACGGTCGGGACGAGCTGAACTGTTCTTCGTGTCAGGAGGACGAGTTCCCGTGTTCCAGGAACGGAGCGTGTTACCCTCGATCGGACCGCTGCAACTACCAGAACCGCTGCCCCAATGGGTCAGACGAGAAGAACTGCTTCTTCTGCCAGCCGGGAAACTTCCACTGCAAG aATAACCGCTGTGTGTTTGAGTCGTGGGTTTGCGACGCTCAGGACGACTGTGGTGACGGCAGCGACGAGGAGAGCTGTCCGGTCATTGTCCCCACCAGAGTCATCACCGCTGCCGTCATCGGCAGCCTGATCTGTGGCCTCCTGCTCGTCATTGCCCTTGGCTGCACCTGTAAACTCTACTCGCTGCGCATGTTTGAGCGCAG GTCTTTTGAGACACAGCTGTCCAGAGTGGAAGCGGAGCTGCTGAGGAGGGAAGCCCCACCCTCTTATGGTCAGTTGATCGCCCAGGGACTGATCCCACCTGTGGAGGATTTCCCAGTGTGCTCTGGGAGCCAG gcATCCGTCCTAGAAAATCTCCGCCTGGCTGTTCGCTCTCAGCTCGGCTTCACCTCCCTCAGACTCCCGTCCTCCAGTCGTCATAGCAACCTGTGGCGCCGGCTCTTCACCTTCTCACGGTCTCGGCGGTCGGGTTCTTTGGCTCTGGTCTCTGCCGATCTGGAGGACAGCGCCGGCACCGGGAGCACCGGGAGTTCTGGTTCGGACCTGCTGTCTCCGGACTCGGATGATACGGACACAGAGGGTGAGCGAGGGAGGGAGCGAGGCGCAGGCGCGGTGGGCGGGCCCGTCGCCCCCCTCCCCCATAAAACTCCGCCCCCTGCTGCCGTTGAGGCTGTAGTATCCGTGACGACGTCAGCAGCCCCTGAAACTCCAGCACCAGGCCGAGATCGATGCCGCGACCAGCCCAGAGAGGTCCTGTCCCCCTCCAGTCCCATCACCATGGCAGCGTCCAACCCAGACCCTGAGTGTCACAGCAACGCCTCGGAGCTCCAGGCCCCGCCCACCTCCGCGCTGCACCGTCTGGCCCAGAACCTGCACCGTCTTGCCAGGAACCTGACCAGAGCCGGTCAAAACCAGCAGAACCAGATCTGGACCAATCACAGCCCGCTCCACCAGCTGGAGACAGGAAGAGGCGGGCCCGATGCTGTTGAGCACCGCgggagcagagaagaagaagaagacgtGGAGCTCCTGATCCCTGTGTCCGACTCCGACTCCTCTTCCTCATTGGTCAGCGACGTCCAACAACCGCTCCTGGAGCCACACCCCTCTTCCACTGCAGGCCACGCCCCTCGTCATCACAGAGGAAACGGCATTCGCGGAGGGCGGGACGGCCCCTGCGAACACTGTGGGATGGTCCACACGGCGCAGATCCCTGACATCTGTTTGGAGGCCACAGGCAAGACGGAAAGCAGCGACgacgagctgctgctgctctgctaa